One Paralysiella testudinis genomic window, AACCGCCCCGACTTTATAGGAGCCGGTTTATCTTGAGTCAAGCCGCCTTAGCCGACTCTTCCAATTGGCGATAATACGCCATTTCATACTCAGCCGGTGGCACATAGCCAATCGGCTCCAGTAAACGGTGGTGATTAAACCAATCCACCCATTCCAATCTCGCCCACTCCACATCAGCCATCCCCCGCCAAGGCCGTTGGGGTGGATGACTTCGGCTTTGTAAAGGCCATTGATTGTTTGGGCCGGCGCGTTGTCGTAAGAGTCACCCTTGGTGCCCACCGAAGCCTTCATCTGTGCCTGCCGCAGCCGCTCGGTGTAACCTATCGACAGATACTGGCTGCCTCGGTCACTGTGGTGGATAACCCCTTTCGGGCACCGGGCATACAAAGCCTGCGCCAATGCATCCATCACCATGTCGGTATCCATCCGTTTTGACACTTTCCAGCCGACAATACGCCGGGCAAAAACATCAATCACAAAGGCGGTGTATACAAAGCCCTGATGGGTGGTTACGTAGGTGAAATCCGCCACCCACAGCTGATTGGGACTCTCGGCGCTGAGCCGGCGTTTCACCCAATCACCTGCCCGTTGCAGTTGGGGTCGCAAACCGTGGTGCGTTTGCCTTTGCCCCGCCACACACCCTGCATTTGATGCTTGCGCATCAGGCGCTCCACCGTACAGCGGGCAACGCGGTGACCATCCCGTAACAAAGCCCTCCAGACTTTACGTGCACCATAGATTTGGCGGCTCTGTTGCCGGATGTTGCGGATAAGGATGAGCTACTTCCTTGCTGATATGCTGCATATGTAGCTGCATGGCTTGCTTATTTACATACGGCAATACCAAACCCACACTGTTGCCGCTTGAGGGGCAGAATGCCCCAAATAAGTAGGCAGACTCAAATTGCTGTTGGCGTACGACCCTCGGCCTTTGGCCGCAATAGTGCCAAACCCGGGTGATGGATCCTTGCTGGCCGATACGGGTTTCATCTTGAAACCAGATGTCTACGTCAGACAACTCAATGTGTTCAGGCAGCACTGTCCGAACATGGTTTACGAAGTTTTTTAAAATCATCCATTGCCTGCTGATCCGCTTTGGGATGCCGGCTGCGGGCAGATACCCAGCTGATGCCGATGCGGGACAATAAGCCGTAAATGCCTTTCGGTGTGTAGTCGGTATTAAAGTCTTCCTTGGCAATACGGGCAATATCAACAGCAGTCAGCCTGCCGCCGCCCCTTTGCTGTTGTTGTTCTACAATGGCTTGCTTAAAGGCTTCGATGTCTTTTTCGGCCAACAGGCTTTTGCGGCCTCTGCCGGGTTTGTCGTAGATGCTGTCCAGCCCATACAGCCAATAGTGCTTTCTGATGACGCTGATGCTTTGTTGATGATAGCCGAAGATTTGTGCAATGCTGTCTAAGCTGTGACTCAAGCTCAGTTGATGCAGCATCAACAATTTGATCCGCGCTCTCGGATTTGACTCTGTTTTGGACAGTTTCAAAAAATCATAATCGGTCAGCTGGTGTTTGCGGGGCGTTAGTTTGGGCATGGTGGTGTTTGGGGGAGTTTGGGCTTGGGTTCTATTGTATTGTATTTTGTAGAATTGGTATAACGACATCTGATGATGGCGGTGCTTGGTGCAATTTGATTATAGTGGCGGTAGAAAAGTGGCAATACGGCGTGAAAAACAGTAGGGATGCAATGGATTTTGCAAAATTAATAGCGTAATCATCAGGCTGCCTGAAAACTTCAGGCAGCCTGATGGCACATAGGCACTATTGCTACCATGGCGTGATTGACTGTGTTGCCACTATTCTTATTCCTTGGCAATCGTGTAGCGCACGGTATTTTATGCTGCGAATATGGGCTTATGATACGGCGGTATCGCCAGGTGTTTTCTCCTGAAATGCCGCGCCCGCAAATACCCGTACGGGGTTGCCGCGTGCCAGTTGATACAATTGCGCATGTTGCGCCTGTGCCTGCACGCCTTGCTGGTTGGCTGCGGCGGCGGCCAGCTTTTGCGCTAGCAAGGCCAGCGCGCGTTTTTTGTTGGCGTGCTGGCTGCGCTCGCTTTCCACCCGCACCGACAGGCCGCTGGCCAGATGGGTGGCACGCACAGCGCTTTCGGTTTTGTTCACATGCTGGCCACCCTTGCCACCGGCGCGGCAGGTTTGCAGGCGCACGGCGCCATCGTCCGGCAGCGGCGGCACATCCGGCAGGCGAAACACGCCGACATACCAGTTTTTGCGCGGATGTTTTGGCCGTAAGGGGCTGGGGCAAATCCATTGCACCGTGCCTAGCCAGCGTGCGACCAAGGCTTCGGCAGCGGCGCCGCTTAAGCCTACCACTGCCGACAAAATGCCGTGTTTGCTTTCTAAGGCTGCCTGAACATCGGCAGCAATGCCTTGTTGCTTGGCTTCCGCCAGCAGCCGTTGCAGCACAAAGCGGGCAAACATTTGGCATTCTGCCGGGCCTTGCGCGGTGGAGATTTGTAAAGTGATATTCATATTTTATTCTCCGCAATTGCCGCTGGTTTTATAAGTAAGCACCGGCTTAAACCGCGCCACCAAAGTAATCAAACCCGCATGAAGCATAGCCTGTATTACGCTGTCGATGTTTTTATAGGCTTGCGGCGCTTCCTCATAAATCAATGCCTTGTCTTGGCACACCACT contains:
- a CDS encoding transposase — translated: MILKNFVNHVRTVLPEHIELSDVDIWFQDETRIGQQGSITRVWHYCGQRPRVVRQQQFESAYLFGAFCPSSGNSVGLVLPYVNKQAMQLHMQHISKEVAHPYPQHPATEPPNLWCT
- a CDS encoding winged helix-turn-helix domain-containing protein; the protein is MPKLTPRKHQLTDYDFLKLSKTESNPRARIKLLMLHQLSLSHSLDSIAQIFGYHQQSISVIRKHYWLYGLDSIYDKPGRGRKSLLAEKDIEAFKQAIVEQQQQRGGGRLTAVDIARIAKEDFNTDYTPKGIYGLLSRIGISWVSARSRHPKADQQAMDDFKKLRKPCSDSAA
- the prfH gene encoding peptide chain release factor H; the protein is MNITLQISTAQGPAECQMFARFVLQRLLAEAKQQGIAADVQAALESKHGILSAVVGLSGAAAEALVARWLGTVQWICPSPLRPKHPRKNWYVGVFRLPDVPPLPDDGAVRLQTCRAGGKGGQHVNKTESAVRATHLASGLSVRVESERSQHANKKRALALLAQKLAAAAANQQGVQAQAQHAQLYQLARGNPVRVFAGAAFQEKTPGDTAVS